The Pseudoalteromonas carrageenovora IAM 12662 DNA window TTGGATACCTGTAGGGCCTTTTAATATACAAGCATCTGAGCTAGCTAAGTTATTCTTTTTTAGTTATATAGCCGGTTATTTGGTACGTAAGCGAGAAGAAGTACAAGAAAATATTAAAGGTTTTGCAAAGCCAATAGCAGTGTTTGCTGTATACGCATTACTTATTTTATTACAGCCCGATTTAGGCACCGTGGTTGTTATGTTTGTTACAACGGTAGGCCTTTTATTTTTAGCTGGCGCAAAGCTTTGGCAGTTTTTTGCATTAATTTTAACAGGCGTTGCGCTGGTTGTTGGCTTAATTGTTTTAGAGCCATATCGAATGGCACGTGTTGTTGGTTTTTTAGAGCCTTGGGATGATCCATTTGGTAAAGGCTATCAGTTAGTGCAGTCATTGATGGCATACAGTCAAGGTGATTGGTTTGGCCAAGGACTTGGAAATAGCGTACAAAAGTTACAGTACTTACCGGAGGCTCATACCGACTTTATTTTTGCTGTTATCGCTGAAGAACTTGGTTTTGTAGGCGTACTAAGCATTTTAATGGTGTTAGGTACTTTGGTGTTTAGGGCTTTATTAATTGGCCAAACAGCACTTAAAAATGGTAAAGAATATGAGGGCTATTTAGCCTTAGCAATTGGCATTTGGTTTGCGTTTCAAACCATGGTTAATGTAGGTGCAAGTGCAGGAATATTACCCACAAAAGGGTTAACATTGCCGTTTATTTCGTATGGTGGCTCAAGCTTATTAATGATGACGATTGCCACTGGTATTTTATTGCGTGTTGATTTTGAAACTAAAATGGCAACCAAGCAAGCCACCTCACGTGGAGGTAAGCGATGAGTAAAAAATTAGTAGTAGTAGCAGGCGGAACTGGCGGGCATATATTTCCGGGTATTGC harbors:
- the ftsW gene encoding cell division protein FtsW; this translates as MIAFADLKEALTPKPSAQLYDVPLLYCMLMLIGVGFVMVTSASMPTADRLFGDIYHFTIRHGIFLALSFCLFWITTLVPMSWWKKANPYLLLIGLVLLLVVLIVGREVNGSTRWIPVGPFNIQASELAKLFFFSYIAGYLVRKREEVQENIKGFAKPIAVFAVYALLILLQPDLGTVVVMFVTTVGLLFLAGAKLWQFFALILTGVALVVGLIVLEPYRMARVVGFLEPWDDPFGKGYQLVQSLMAYSQGDWFGQGLGNSVQKLQYLPEAHTDFIFAVIAEELGFVGVLSILMVLGTLVFRALLIGQTALKNGKEYEGYLALAIGIWFAFQTMVNVGASAGILPTKGLTLPFISYGGSSLLMMTIATGILLRVDFETKMATKQATSRGGKR